A DNA window from Helianthus annuus cultivar XRQ/B chromosome 15, HanXRQr2.0-SUNRISE, whole genome shotgun sequence contains the following coding sequences:
- the LOC110909488 gene encoding casparian strip membrane protein 1, protein MKQGALQLGVAPPANRGIAILDFFLRLVAIVGTLASAIAMATTNQTLPFFSQFVRFRAKFNDLPSFTFFVVASSIVCAYLILSLAFSILHIAKAKAVNTRFLLLFLDTAAMGLLMAGSAAATAIVQLAHKGNNKVNWFAICQQYNDFCKRVSGSLIGSYAGVVVLILLILLSGVALSRR, encoded by the exons ATGAAGCAAGGTGCGTTACAACTTGGAGTTGCCCCACCTGCAAATAGAGGCATTGCCATACTTGACTTTTTCCTTAGGCTCGTCGCCATCGTTGGAACCCTAGCCAGCGCTATCGCTATGGCTACAACTAATCAAACGCTTCCCTTTTTCTCTCAGTTTGTTCGCTTTCGAGCCAAGTTCAACGATCTTCCTTCCTTTAC GTTTTTCGTGGTGGCCAGTTCCATAGTGTGCGCGTACCTCATTCTTTCGCTAGCTTTCTCCATCCTACACATAGCAAAAGCCAAGGCCGTGAACACTAGGTTCCTACTGCTCTTTCTCGACACG GCCGCTATGGGTTTACTGATGGCTGGTTCAGCAGCAGCAACGGCTATAGTGCAGTTGGCGCACAAGGGCAACAATAAGGTCAATTGGTTCGCAATTTGTCAACAATATAATGATTTCTGCAAACGGGTGTCCGGGTCTTTGATTGGTTCGTATGCTGGAGTCGTTGTGCTGATTCTTTTGATATTGCTTTCGGGTGTGGCTCTTTCAAGACGTTAA
- the LOC110913453 gene encoding uncharacterized protein LOC110913453: MGFPSRWCSWIKGIIESARSSVLVNGSPTFEFKCSKGIRQGDPISPFLFIIVMEALSYMIDRAKNDGAVVGIQTPLNGLKINLSKSNLFGVGINNGELENMAEIIGCQAEVFPFRYLGLPVGANMNRVANWKPVYDIVEAGLAKWKAAMLSMGGRITLIKSVLESLPTYFFSLYKAPV, from the exons ATGGGTTTCCCGTCGAGATGGTGTAGTTGGATTAAAGGAATTATTGAATCGGCAAGATCGTCAGTTTTAGTTAATGGTTCGCCTACGTTCGAATTCAAGTGCTCAAAAGGGATTAGACAAGGTGATCCGATTTCTCCTTTTCTATTTATTATTGTTATGGAGGCGTTATCGTATATGATTGATAGGGCAAAAAATGATGGGGCTGTGGTTGGTATTCAAACCCCTTTGAATG GATTAAAGATAAatctttcgaaatctaatttatTTGGGGTCGGAATCAATAACGGGGAGTTGGAAAATATGGCAGAAATTATTGGTTGTCAAGCAGAGGTCTTTCCGTTCAGATATCTTGGCCTGCCTGTTGGAGCTAACATGAATAGGGTTGCCAACTGGAAGCCCGTGTATGACATAGTTGAAGCAGGGCTTGCGAAGTGGAAAGCGGCGATGCTTTCTATGGGAGGGAGAATTACGCTGATTAAGTCGGTTCTCGAGAGCTTACCGACTTATTTCTTTTCTCTTTATAAAGCCCCGGTTTAG